One segment of Natranaeroarchaeum aerophilus DNA contains the following:
- a CDS encoding CARDB domain-containing protein, translating to MTPTIFPSLPADKRAVSPVIGVVLMIAIFVTIMAVIGGFALAANPAEPSPHGEFKAIESPDGNVTLIADRGTNVPEDQVEVYVGGVECTGVWDGSGTIETSDEVEFDECNGQPIDQGDSVSVIWNSGGGSSSTFSSHTVRTDLSGGTYFAVSIDDYDNDVDARDTVKVEYTVENTRSDEGTQDIEFRIDGTVEGTEDDLTLDEGDTHSDTFSYTTDGSDTPEIDVRVASDDDGVTEAVTVSGGAGGTNFEVSIDTTNSPVEEGEDLDVTAEITNTGSENGDQTITLDVGGEQRDSESVDVDDGETETVTLRWSTSDGDTGDYTAIVASEDASDDTGVEVESDGAGDPVNFEVDITGTNSPVEEDEELTVTADIENTGSEDGDQTIALEIDGEQKDSQSVDVDAGETETVTLTWSTSNGDAGDYMATVASEDDSDMTDVTVTEDESETPVEVESVSAESNDVHPNEVDNVDFNVEVDNPGNTDYEVEFVVKHGGESDEEQGPEVNFEGTYSFSGFDSTKVNNGNPLPVEVIVQDDTGTTSTCTGELTDQNQEIDLNCD from the coding sequence ATGACTCCTACAATCTTCCCATCGTTGCCGGCCGACAAACGGGCCGTATCACCCGTAATCGGCGTCGTCCTGATGATCGCGATTTTTGTGACGATCATGGCTGTCATCGGTGGCTTTGCACTCGCTGCAAACCCGGCGGAGCCCTCACCGCACGGTGAATTCAAAGCGATCGAATCGCCGGACGGGAATGTAACCCTAATCGCCGACCGGGGCACTAACGTCCCGGAAGACCAGGTCGAGGTCTACGTTGGCGGCGTAGAGTGTACGGGAGTCTGGGATGGATCGGGGACGATCGAAACGAGCGACGAGGTGGAGTTCGATGAGTGTAACGGCCAGCCGATCGATCAGGGAGATTCGGTCTCCGTCATCTGGAACTCCGGAGGAGGTAGCTCAAGCACGTTTAGCAGTCATACCGTGCGTACAGACCTGTCCGGTGGAACCTACTTTGCGGTCTCGATCGACGACTATGACAACGATGTCGACGCCAGAGATACCGTCAAGGTCGAGTACACAGTGGAAAACACCCGCAGCGACGAAGGGACACAGGACATCGAATTCCGCATCGACGGGACGGTCGAAGGGACGGAGGACGATCTGACCCTCGACGAAGGTGACACCCATAGCGACACGTTCTCGTACACCACTGATGGAAGTGATACACCGGAGATCGATGTGCGTGTCGCCAGCGACGACGATGGCGTTACGGAAGCCGTCACGGTCTCGGGTGGTGCCGGCGGTACCAACTTCGAGGTCTCGATCGACACCACGAACAGTCCGGTCGAGGAGGGTGAGGACCTCGACGTGACCGCGGAAATTACCAACACCGGCTCCGAAAACGGAGATCAGACGATTACTCTGGATGTCGGCGGTGAGCAGCGCGACAGCGAATCGGTCGATGTCGACGATGGCGAGACTGAAACGGTGACGCTCAGGTGGTCTACCAGCGACGGTGACACGGGCGATTACACGGCGATCGTGGCCAGTGAGGACGCCAGCGACGACACTGGTGTCGAGGTAGAAAGCGACGGGGCGGGTGATCCAGTGAATTTCGAGGTCGACATCACCGGCACGAACAGCCCGGTCGAAGAGGACGAGGAGCTCACAGTGACTGCCGATATCGAGAATACCGGGTCGGAAGACGGCGACCAGACGATCGCACTGGAGATCGACGGTGAGCAAAAGGACAGCCAATCGGTCGATGTCGACGCTGGCGAGACTGAAACGGTGACGCTCACGTGGTCTACCAGCAACGGTGACGCGGGCGATTACATGGCGACCGTGGCCAGTGAGGACGACAGCGATATGACGGATGTGACGGTCACAGAAGACGAATCGGAAACCCCGGTTGAGGTAGAGAGCGTCAGTGCTGAATCCAACGATGTTCACCCCAACGAAGTTGATAATGTTGATTTCAATGTCGAAGTGGATAACCCGGGTAATACTGACTACGAAGTGGAGTTCGTGGTAAAACACGGCGGAGAATCTGATGAAGAACAGGGTCCGGAAGTGAACTTTGAGGGTACATATTCGTTCAGTGGCTTTGACAGCACCAAAGTGAATAATGGAAATCCACTGCCGGTAGAGGTGATCGTTCAGGATGATACTGGCACTACTTCCACCTGTACGGGAGAACTCACTGACCAAAATCAAGAAATCGATCTGAACTGCGACTAA
- a CDS encoding ATP synthase subunit B: MKEYQTITEISGPLVFAEVDEPIGYDEIVEIETPSGDTKRGQILESSQGLVAIQVFEGTEGIDRKSSVRFLGETMKMPVTEDLLGRVLDGSGNPIDGGPEIVPDDRIDIVGEAINPYAREYPEEFIQTGVSAIDGMNTLVRGQKLPIFSGSGLPHNDLALQIARQASVPEEEEGDGEGSEFAVIFGAMGITQEEANEFMDDFERTGALERSVVFMNLADDPAVERTVTPRLALTTAEYLAFEKDYHVLVILTDMTNYCEALREIGAAREEVPGRRGYPGYMYTDLAQLYERAGRIEGREGSVTQIPILTMPGDDDTHPIPDLTGYITEGQIYIDRDLNSQGIKPPINVLPSLSRLMDDGIGEGLTRGDHGDVSDQMYAAYAEGEDLRDLVNIVGREALSERDNKFLDFADRFEAEFVEQGYDNSRSIEETLELGWDLLSMLPKEALNRIDEDLIEEHYREDDSELVETTAD, from the coding sequence ATGAAAGAGTATCAGACAATCACTGAGATCAGCGGTCCGCTGGTGTTCGCCGAGGTCGACGAGCCGATCGGCTACGACGAGATCGTCGAGATCGAGACGCCATCCGGCGACACCAAGCGCGGACAGATTCTGGAATCGAGCCAGGGGCTCGTCGCGATTCAGGTCTTCGAGGGGACCGAAGGGATCGACCGCAAGTCCTCCGTTCGGTTCCTCGGCGAGACCATGAAGATGCCCGTCACTGAGGACCTGCTCGGACGGGTGCTCGACGGCTCCGGGAACCCAATCGACGGCGGGCCGGAGATCGTCCCGGACGACCGGATCGACATCGTCGGCGAGGCGATCAACCCCTACGCCCGCGAGTATCCCGAGGAGTTCATCCAGACCGGCGTTTCGGCCATCGACGGCATGAACACGCTGGTTCGCGGCCAGAAGCTGCCGATCTTCTCGGGTTCGGGCCTACCACACAACGATCTCGCACTCCAGATCGCACGGCAGGCGTCCGTGCCGGAAGAAGAGGAGGGCGACGGTGAGGGCTCGGAGTTCGCGGTAATCTTCGGCGCGATGGGGATCACCCAGGAGGAGGCAAACGAGTTCATGGACGACTTCGAGCGCACCGGCGCGCTGGAACGCTCTGTCGTCTTCATGAACCTCGCGGACGACCCCGCAGTCGAGCGGACCGTCACGCCGCGACTCGCGCTTACCACCGCCGAGTATCTCGCCTTCGAGAAGGATTACCACGTGCTGGTGATCCTGACCGACATGACCAACTACTGTGAGGCACTGCGAGAGATCGGTGCCGCACGTGAGGAGGTCCCGGGCCGGCGTGGCTACCCCGGGTACATGTACACCGACCTGGCACAGCTCTACGAGCGTGCCGGGCGAATCGAAGGCCGCGAGGGCTCGGTCACCCAGATTCCGATCCTCACGATGCCCGGCGACGACGACACCCACCCAATCCCGGACCTGACGGGATACATTACGGAGGGCCAGATCTACATCGATCGGGACCTCAACAGCCAGGGTATCAAACCGCCGATCAACGTCCTGCCGAGCCTCTCCCGGCTGATGGACGACGGGATCGGCGAGGGACTGACCCGCGGTGACCACGGCGACGTCTCCGACCAGATGTACGCTGCCTACGCCGAGGGTGAGGACCTGCGCGATCTGGTGAACATCGTCGGGCGCGAGGCGCTCAGCGAACGGGACAACAAGTTCCTCGACTTTGCCGATCGCTTCGAGGCCGAGTTCGTCGAGCAGGGCTACGACAACAGCCGATCGATCGAGGAGACGCTCGAACTCGGCTGGGATCTGCTCTCGATGCTCCCGAAAGAGGCGCTGAACCGCATCGACGAGGACCTCATCGAGGAGCACTACCGCGAGGACGACTCCGAACTCGTCGAGACGACCGCCGACTAG
- a CDS encoding ATP synthase subunit A — MSKATDTDTIQEDGVIDSVSGPVVTATDLDARMNDVVYVGEEGLMGEVIEIEGNVTTIQVYEETSGVGPGEPVENTGEPLSVDLGPGMLDSIYDGVQRPLDVLEGKMGAFLDRGVDAPGIDLEKKWEFTPTVEEGDEVAASDIIGTVPETESIEHKVMVPPDYEGGEVVSIESGEFTVEETVAELDSGEEIQMHQEWPVRKQRPAAEKQTPTTPLVSGQRILDGLFPIAKGGTAAIPGPFGSGKTVTQHQLAKWADADIVVYVGCGERGNEMTEVIEDFPELEDPVTGKPLMSRTCLIANTSNMPVAARESCIYTGITIAEFFRDMGYDVALMADSTSRWAEAMREISSRLEEMPGEEGYPAYLAARLAQFYERAGYFENINGTEGSVSAIGAVSPPGGDFSEPVTQNTLRIVKTFWALDADLAERRHFPSINWNESYSLYRDQLDPWYRENVAEDYPEIRQWAIDVLDEETELQEIVQLVGKDALPEDQQLTLEVARYLRESWLQQNAFHDVDTYCEPNKTYRMLQAIKTFNDESFDALDAGVPVEEIQDIDAAPQLNRMGVAEEYEQFISDLEDDIATQLRELY, encoded by the coding sequence ATGAGTAAAGCAACAGACACGGACACTATCCAGGAGGACGGTGTCATCGACAGCGTGAGCGGCCCTGTCGTGACGGCGACCGACCTCGACGCCCGGATGAACGACGTGGTCTACGTCGGCGAGGAAGGGCTGATGGGCGAGGTCATCGAGATCGAAGGCAACGTCACGACGATCCAGGTATACGAGGAAACGTCGGGTGTCGGACCCGGCGAACCCGTCGAGAACACGGGCGAACCACTGAGCGTGGACCTCGGCCCGGGTATGCTGGACTCCATCTACGACGGCGTCCAGCGCCCCCTCGACGTGCTGGAGGGGAAGATGGGTGCGTTCCTCGACCGTGGGGTCGACGCCCCGGGGATCGACCTGGAGAAAAAGTGGGAGTTCACGCCGACTGTCGAGGAGGGCGACGAGGTCGCCGCCAGCGACATCATCGGCACCGTCCCCGAGACCGAGAGTATCGAACACAAGGTAATGGTGCCCCCCGATTACGAGGGTGGCGAGGTCGTCTCGATCGAGTCCGGCGAGTTCACCGTCGAGGAGACAGTCGCCGAACTCGACAGCGGCGAGGAGATCCAGATGCACCAGGAGTGGCCGGTCCGCAAGCAGCGTCCGGCCGCCGAGAAGCAGACGCCGACGACCCCGCTGGTCTCGGGACAGCGCATTCTCGATGGGCTGTTCCCGATCGCGAAGGGTGGGACCGCGGCGATTCCCGGTCCGTTCGGGTCGGGCAAGACCGTGACCCAGCACCAGCTCGCCAAGTGGGCCGACGCGGACATCGTCGTCTACGTCGGCTGTGGCGAACGCGGCAACGAGATGACCGAAGTGATCGAGGACTTCCCCGAACTGGAAGACCCGGTTACCGGGAAGCCGCTGATGAGCCGAACCTGTCTCATCGCGAACACCTCGAACATGCCCGTCGCAGCCCGCGAATCCTGTATCTACACCGGGATCACGATCGCGGAGTTCTTCCGCGACATGGGCTATGACGTCGCGCTGATGGCCGACTCCACCTCGCGGTGGGCAGAGGCCATGCGCGAGATCTCCTCGCGACTGGAGGAGATGCCCGGCGAGGAGGGGTATCCGGCCTATCTCGCCGCCCGCCTCGCACAGTTCTACGAGCGAGCCGGCTACTTCGAGAACATCAACGGGACCGAGGGATCGGTGTCGGCGATCGGTGCAGTCTCGCCACCAGGCGGTGACTTCTCCGAGCCGGTCACCCAGAACACGCTGCGGATCGTCAAGACGTTCTGGGCACTCGACGCCGACCTCGCGGAACGGCGTCACTTCCCCTCGATCAACTGGAACGAGTCGTACTCGCTCTATCGTGATCAGCTCGATCCGTGGTACAGAGAGAACGTCGCCGAGGACTACCCGGAGATCCGCCAGTGGGCGATCGACGTCCTCGACGAGGAGACGGAGCTCCAGGAGATCGTCCAGCTGGTCGGGAAGGACGCCCTGCCGGAGGACCAGCAGTTGACCCTCGAGGTCGCGCGCTACCTGCGTGAGTCGTGGCTCCAGCAGAACGCGTTCCACGACGTGGACACCTACTGCGAGCCGAACAAGACCTACCGGATGCTCCAGGCGATCAAGACGTTCAACGACGAGTCGTTCGACGCCCTTGATGCCGGTGTGCCGGTCGAGGAGATCCAGGACATCGACGCTGCGCCCCAGCTGAACCGGATGGGCGTCGCCGAGGAGTACGAACAGTTTATCAGCGACCTGGAAGACGACATCGCAACACAGCTGCGGGAGCTGTACTAA
- a CDS encoding V-type ATP synthase subunit F — MSQEIAVVGSPEFTTGFRLAGVREFHNVADENKDDDLDDAVTAVLDDEDIGIVVMHDDDLDHLSRAVRQDVETSVEPVVVTLGGGAGSGGLRDQIKRAIGIDLMDEEEES; from the coding sequence ATGAGCCAGGAGATCGCAGTCGTCGGCAGTCCGGAGTTCACCACCGGCTTCCGGCTCGCGGGCGTTCGCGAGTTCCACAACGTCGCCGACGAGAACAAAGACGACGACCTCGACGACGCGGTAACCGCAGTGCTCGACGACGAGGACATCGGCATCGTCGTCATGCACGACGACGATCTCGATCACCTGTCGCGAGCGGTGCGACAGGACGTCGAGACGAGCGTCGAACCGGTGGTCGTGACCCTCGGCGGCGGAGCCGGGAGCGGCGGACTGCGCGACCAGATCAAACGAGCCATCGGGATCGACCTGATGGACGAAGAAGAAGAGAGCTAA
- a CDS encoding V-type ATP synthase subunit E, producing MSLETVVEDIRDEARARAEEIRSDADERADEIVAEAEAEKEEILTEAEAEVEKQIEQEREQRLSSAKLEAKQQRLEARRDTLESVYDTVEDELTSLETDEREELTTALLDAAAVEFDDDADVEVYGRADDEELLTSIVAEYDGFEFAGEYDCLGGVVLESDSSNIRVNNTFDSVLEDVWEDNLRDISARLFDQ from the coding sequence ATGAGTTTAGAAACGGTAGTTGAGGACATTCGAGACGAGGCCCGCGCGCGTGCGGAGGAGATCCGCTCCGACGCCGACGAGCGTGCCGACGAGATCGTCGCCGAGGCCGAAGCCGAAAAGGAGGAGATCCTCACGGAGGCCGAGGCGGAGGTCGAAAAACAGATCGAACAGGAGCGAGAACAGCGTCTCTCCAGCGCCAAACTCGAAGCGAAACAACAGCGCCTCGAGGCGCGCCGTGACACCCTCGAATCCGTCTACGATACGGTCGAGGACGAACTGACCTCCCTCGAGACGGACGAACGCGAGGAACTGACGACGGCACTCCTCGATGCGGCTGCAGTCGAGTTCGACGACGATGCCGACGTCGAGGTGTACGGCCGTGCCGACGACGAGGAGCTACTTACGTCGATCGTCGCGGAGTACGACGGCTTCGAGTTCGCGGGCGAGTACGACTGCCTCGGTGGCGTCGTCCTCGAAAGCGACTCCTCGAACATCCGCGTGAACAACACCTTCGATTCCGTGCTGGAGGACGTCTGGGAGGATAACCTTCGAGACATCAGCGCACGGCTGTTCGACCAATGA
- a CDS encoding V-type ATP synthase subunit C, with product MSYLGASNPEYVNARIRARRAALLADEDYRKLVRMGPGGIARFMEETEYETEINALGARYSGTDLIEYALNRNLAKHFHDLLDWSEGQLNDLIGRYLRKYDTWNIKTIIRGVYSEASPEAIQSDLIRAGELDESLLDRLAEADSLESVVEQLEETLYGDALEDALEEFEQNGVLVPLENAVDREFYTHLLDDLSTDRLAEGPKARYVEFLQAEIDFLNARNALRLARSGADLDPASYFIEGGRLFTPRELRSLVADTDQLITHIRESKYGDDLSRALDELEDADSLIQFEHALDAALLEYTDRLSTIYPVSITAVMSYILAKEREVENIRAIARGREVGLDEAEIEEELVIL from the coding sequence ATGAGCTATCTCGGCGCATCGAATCCCGAGTACGTCAACGCCCGCATCCGTGCTCGACGAGCGGCGCTGCTGGCCGACGAGGACTACCGGAAGCTGGTCCGGATGGGTCCCGGCGGTATCGCGCGGTTCATGGAAGAGACCGAGTACGAGACGGAGATCAACGCGCTCGGCGCGCGCTACAGCGGAACGGATCTGATCGAGTACGCGCTGAACCGGAATCTCGCGAAACACTTCCACGACCTGCTGGACTGGTCGGAGGGGCAGTTGAACGATCTGATCGGGCGCTATCTGCGCAAGTACGACACCTGGAATATCAAGACGATCATCCGTGGTGTCTACTCCGAGGCGTCCCCGGAGGCCATTCAATCGGACCTGATCCGGGCCGGCGAACTCGACGAGTCACTGCTCGACAGGCTCGCTGAGGCCGATAGCCTCGAGTCGGTCGTCGAACAACTCGAAGAGACGCTGTACGGTGACGCGTTGGAGGATGCTCTGGAGGAGTTCGAGCAAAACGGCGTGCTCGTGCCGCTGGAGAACGCGGTCGACCGCGAGTTTTACACACATCTGCTCGATGACCTGTCGACCGACCGACTCGCCGAAGGGCCGAAAGCCCGGTACGTCGAGTTCCTGCAGGCCGAGATCGACTTCCTGAACGCGCGGAATGCGCTCAGACTGGCCCGCAGCGGCGCCGATCTCGATCCTGCCTCGTACTTCATCGAGGGGGGTCGCCTGTTTACACCACGGGAGCTTCGATCGCTGGTCGCCGATACCGACCAGCTGATCACGCACATCCGTGAGAGCAAGTACGGCGACGACCTCTCGCGCGCGCTGGACGAGCTGGAAGACGCGGACAGCCTGATTCAGTTCGAGCACGCGCTCGACGCGGCGCTGCTCGAGTACACGGATCGCCTGTCGACGATCTACCCGGTTTCGATCACGGCGGTGATGTCGTACATTCTCGCCAAGGAACGGGAAGTCGAGAACATCCGTGCGATCGCACGCGGACGAGAAGTCGGCCTCGACGAGGCAGAAATCGAAGAGGAGCTGGTGATACTATGA